One genomic window of Actinoplanes lobatus includes the following:
- a CDS encoding RNA-guided endonuclease InsQ/TnpB family protein, which yields MTRVKLVVQVKLLPTPEQASALDATLRACNTAASEVAATAREIGCYRNYDLRKHTYQNIKTGHRLGAQAAQHVIKKVCDAYKTLTANLLNSRYGKPGSRRRRTVETNPVTFRWDAAQPYDARMLSWQYDTRTVSIWTVGGRVKNLAFTGSPDQLKALATLPVGECDLVHRDGMWFLYASVEVPEPDLIDPAGFLGVDMGIVNIAYDSDGTRYAGAKLNGYRRRQQRLRQRLQAKGTQSAKRLLARRRRKEARHAANTNHVIAKTIVTEAARTGRGIAVEQLTGIRDRVRLRKPQRVTLSSWSFHQLGTFLAYKARRAGVPLAEVDPRYTSQTCNRCGHRDKRNRLNQETFTCRSCGVVAHADHNAALNIAHRGAESWGAVSRPHVA from the coding sequence TGCCTGCAACACCGCCGCTTCCGAGGTCGCCGCGACCGCCCGTGAGATCGGCTGCTACCGCAACTATGACCTGCGCAAGCACACCTACCAGAACATCAAGACCGGTCACCGGCTCGGTGCGCAGGCCGCCCAGCATGTGATCAAGAAGGTTTGCGACGCGTACAAAACCCTCACAGCGAACCTGCTTAACAGCCGGTACGGCAAGCCCGGCAGCAGACGCCGCCGCACCGTGGAGACCAACCCGGTGACCTTTCGCTGGGACGCCGCGCAGCCGTACGACGCGCGGATGCTGTCCTGGCAGTACGACACCCGGACCGTGTCGATCTGGACGGTCGGCGGGCGGGTCAAGAACCTGGCCTTTACCGGTTCGCCCGATCAGCTCAAAGCGTTAGCGACACTGCCGGTCGGTGAGTGCGACCTGGTGCACCGTGACGGCATGTGGTTCCTGTACGCCAGCGTGGAGGTGCCCGAACCCGACCTGATCGACCCGGCCGGGTTCCTCGGCGTCGACATGGGCATCGTCAACATCGCCTACGACAGTGATGGCACCCGGTATGCCGGGGCCAAGCTCAACGGCTACCGCCGCCGCCAGCAGCGACTGCGGCAGCGGCTACAGGCCAAAGGCACTCAGTCGGCGAAACGGCTGCTGGCCCGCCGCCGCAGGAAGGAAGCACGGCACGCCGCGAACACCAACCATGTCATCGCCAAGACCATCGTGACCGAGGCTGCACGCACCGGCCGCGGCATCGCCGTCGAACAGTTGACGGGGATCCGCGACCGGGTCCGGCTGAGAAAGCCCCAACGGGTCACCCTCTCCTCATGGTCATTCCACCAACTCGGCACGTTTCTGGCGTACAAGGCTCGCCGGGCCGGTGTACCGCTGGCCGAAGTCGACCCCCGGTACACCTCCCAAACCTGCAACCGGTGCGGTCACCGCGACAAACGCAACCGCCTGAACCAGGAAACCTTCACCTGTCGGTCGTGCGGGGTCGTTGCCCACGCCGACCACAACGCGGCCCTCAACATCGCCCACCGCGGTGCCGAGAGCTGGGGCGCAGTCAGCCGCCCACACGTGGCCTGA
- a CDS encoding DUF2252 domain-containing protein, translating into MEPAVTINGPGVLGSLADEGFTSLRRAAAPRAERYETGRGLRERSPRSEMAHWKAPDRRPDPVRQVIASHEGRLDHLVPVRIGRMIVSPYTFLRGTAGLMADDFAALPSTGIAPVICGDAHLGNFGFYASPERELVFDLNDFDEAHTGPWEWDLRRLAVSVHVAGRVNGFRESSCTDAVAHCVEQYREQIGYLADQPLLARSFDQLDVDGMRSHASRASFRDEIERAARRARRRTSDRALPRFTERHDGTARLVEEPPLITRLPDQEREQLAEALDGYLNTLKPHWARILGGYRIVDIAHKVVGVGSVGLRAYVALCEGSSGDDVLFLQLKQARRSVVAKHQHGDLAWHRHQGQRVVEYQQALQTVSDPLLGWTTVGEHQYYVRQFRDMKGAILIEDINAGALADYAGICGSLLAKSHARTSGASMIAGYVGSGDKLDESLSRFAKAYADQVEEDHAALTQAVRRGLLPAEPA; encoded by the coding sequence ATGGAACCAGCAGTGACGATCAACGGGCCGGGTGTGCTCGGCAGCCTAGCGGACGAGGGATTCACCTCGCTGCGCCGGGCCGCCGCCCCGCGCGCCGAACGCTACGAGACAGGCCGCGGCCTGCGCGAGCGCTCACCCCGCTCGGAGATGGCCCACTGGAAAGCACCCGACCGCCGCCCCGATCCGGTACGCCAGGTGATCGCCTCCCACGAGGGCCGGCTCGACCATCTCGTCCCGGTCCGGATCGGGCGCATGATCGTCTCCCCGTACACCTTCCTGCGCGGCACCGCCGGCCTGATGGCCGACGACTTCGCCGCGCTCCCCTCGACCGGCATCGCCCCGGTCATCTGCGGCGACGCCCACCTCGGCAACTTCGGCTTCTACGCCTCGCCGGAGCGGGAGCTGGTGTTCGACCTCAACGACTTCGACGAGGCGCACACCGGCCCGTGGGAGTGGGACCTGCGCCGGCTCGCGGTCAGCGTGCACGTCGCCGGCCGGGTCAACGGCTTCCGGGAGAGCTCGTGTACCGACGCCGTGGCGCACTGCGTCGAGCAGTACCGCGAGCAGATCGGGTACCTCGCCGACCAGCCGCTGCTGGCCCGCTCGTTCGACCAGCTCGACGTCGACGGGATGCGCTCGCACGCCAGCCGGGCCAGCTTCCGCGACGAGATCGAACGCGCCGCCCGGCGGGCCCGGCGGCGCACCAGCGACCGGGCGCTGCCCCGCTTCACCGAGCGGCACGACGGCACCGCCCGACTGGTCGAGGAACCACCGCTGATCACCCGGCTGCCCGACCAGGAGCGCGAGCAGCTCGCCGAGGCGCTCGACGGCTACCTCAACACCCTCAAACCGCACTGGGCCCGGATCCTCGGCGGCTACCGGATCGTCGACATCGCGCACAAGGTGGTCGGCGTCGGGTCGGTGGGGCTGCGGGCCTACGTCGCCCTGTGCGAGGGCAGCAGCGGCGACGACGTGCTCTTCCTCCAGCTCAAGCAGGCCCGCCGGTCGGTCGTGGCGAAACACCAGCACGGCGACCTGGCCTGGCACCGGCACCAGGGCCAGCGGGTGGTGGAGTACCAGCAGGCGCTCCAGACGGTCAGCGACCCGCTGCTCGGCTGGACCACGGTCGGTGAGCACCAGTACTACGTGCGCCAGTTCCGCGACATGAAGGGCGCCATCCTGATCGAGGACATCAACGCCGGGGCGCTCGCCGACTACGCGGGCATCTGCGGTTCGCTGCTGGCCAAGTCGCACGCCCGGACCAGCGGGGCGTCGATGATCGCCGGCTACGTGGGCAGTGGCGACAAATTGGACGAATCACTCAGCCGGTTCGCGAAGGCGTACGCCGATCAGGTCGAAGAGGATCACGCGGCGCTCACCCAGGCGGTCCGCCGCGGCCTTCTGCCGGCGGAGCCGGCGTGA
- the araA gene encoding L-arabinose isomerase — MNPQIWFLTGSQHLYGPETLQQVADQSAEIQRTLAAAGVSAEIVGKPVLTDSGAIKKVMLEANADRDCIGIIAWMHTFSPAKMWIGGLDALRKPLLHLHTQHNVSLPWSTIDMDFMNLNQAAHGDREFGFIQARLGVPRKVIAGHVSDPAVVKRVEAWARAATGLQHLRGLRLARFGDNMRDVAVTEGDKVEAELRFGVSVNTYGVNDLVAVVDRVPDAEIDKLIAEYRDTFEIAPELLGERLESFRYAARIEAGLRQFLTEGGFGAFTTNFEDLGGLRQLPGLAVQRLMADGYGFGGEGDWKTSVLVATVKAMGSGTGRGTSFMEDYTYHFGPGEPKILGAHMLEVCPSIASAKPRAEIHPLGIGGREDPVRLVFDAAPGPAVVMGMADMGDRFRLVANEIEVIAPDEPLPHLPVARAVWKPAPSLSTSAECWITAGGPHHTVLTQAVGAETLRDFAEMAQTELLLIDERTTPADFLDRVRWNQAYHRLARPL; from the coding sequence ATGAACCCGCAGATCTGGTTCCTGACCGGCAGCCAGCATCTCTACGGCCCGGAGACCCTCCAGCAGGTCGCCGACCAGTCCGCTGAGATCCAGCGGACCCTGGCCGCGGCCGGCGTCAGCGCCGAGATCGTGGGCAAGCCCGTGCTCACCGACTCGGGCGCCATCAAGAAGGTCATGCTCGAGGCGAACGCGGACCGTGACTGCATCGGCATCATCGCCTGGATGCACACGTTCTCCCCGGCCAAGATGTGGATCGGTGGGCTGGACGCGCTGCGCAAGCCGCTGCTGCACCTGCACACCCAGCACAACGTGTCGCTGCCGTGGTCGACCATCGACATGGACTTCATGAACCTCAACCAGGCCGCCCACGGCGACCGGGAGTTCGGGTTCATCCAGGCCCGCCTCGGCGTGCCGCGCAAGGTGATCGCCGGGCACGTGTCCGACCCGGCCGTGGTGAAGCGCGTCGAGGCCTGGGCCCGCGCCGCCACCGGCCTGCAGCACCTGCGCGGTCTGCGGCTGGCCCGCTTCGGCGACAACATGCGCGACGTCGCGGTCACCGAGGGCGACAAGGTCGAGGCCGAGCTGCGCTTCGGCGTCTCGGTCAACACGTACGGGGTGAACGACCTGGTCGCGGTCGTGGACCGGGTGCCGGACGCGGAGATCGACAAGCTGATCGCCGAGTACCGCGACACCTTCGAGATCGCGCCCGAGCTGCTCGGCGAGCGCCTGGAGTCGTTCCGCTACGCCGCCCGGATCGAGGCCGGCCTGCGGCAGTTCCTCACCGAGGGCGGCTTCGGCGCCTTCACCACCAACTTCGAGGACCTCGGCGGTCTGCGCCAGCTCCCCGGACTGGCCGTGCAGCGGTTGATGGCGGACGGTTACGGCTTCGGCGGCGAGGGTGACTGGAAGACCTCGGTGCTGGTCGCCACCGTGAAGGCGATGGGTTCCGGAACCGGACGTGGCACCTCATTCATGGAGGATTACACCTACCACTTCGGTCCGGGTGAGCCTAAGATCCTCGGCGCGCACATGCTCGAGGTCTGCCCGTCCATCGCGTCGGCCAAGCCGCGTGCCGAGATCCATCCGCTGGGGATCGGCGGCCGGGAGGACCCCGTGCGCCTGGTCTTCGACGCGGCCCCCGGCCCGGCGGTGGTCATGGGCATGGCCGACATGGGTGACCGGTTCCGCCTGGTCGCGAACGAGATCGAGGTGATTGCGCCGGACGAGCCGCTGCCCCACCTGCCGGTGGCACGCGCCGTGTGGAAGCCCGCACCCTCGCTGTCGACCTCCGCCGAGTGCTGGATCACGGCCGGCGGGCCGCACCACACCGTTCTGACGCAGGCGGTCGGCGCAGAGACCCTGCGTGACTTCGCCGAAATGGCTCAGACCGAGCTTCTGCTGATCGATGAGCGCACCACCCCGGCCGATTTCCTCGACCGCGTGCGCTGGAACCAGGCGTACCACCGCCTGGCTCGCCCCCTGTAA
- a CDS encoding LacI family DNA-binding transcriptional regulator, translating to MTDVARLAGVSHQTVSRVLNDHPNVKEQTRIRVRAAIAELGYRPNRAARALVTGRSQLIGVVARNSTLYGPASMLTEFEQAAADAGFAVSVGSVRELDRSSISAVVDRHLDQRVAGLVVIANVASAAEALAEIPGDVPVVFIDGDPASGRPLVTVDQVAGARAATRHLLDAGHETVWHVSGPTDWFDSAGRIQGWKQTLLEAGAEVPPLLSADWSAAEGYRTGQMLARMPEVTAIFTANDHLALGILRALHERGRRVPHDVSIVGFDDVPEAAYFIPPLTTVRQAFGDVARAALSLLLGQMRDDSGTAHQIVVPPQLIVRESVSRPA from the coding sequence ATGACGGATGTGGCCCGGTTGGCCGGTGTCTCCCATCAGACCGTCTCGCGCGTCCTCAACGATCATCCCAACGTCAAGGAGCAGACCCGCATCCGGGTCCGCGCCGCCATCGCCGAGCTCGGCTACCGGCCCAACCGCGCGGCCCGGGCCCTGGTCACCGGCCGGTCCCAGCTGATCGGCGTGGTCGCCCGCAACAGCACGCTGTACGGCCCGGCCTCGATGCTGACCGAATTCGAGCAGGCCGCCGCGGACGCCGGTTTCGCGGTGAGCGTGGGCAGCGTCCGGGAGCTGGACCGCTCCTCGATCTCCGCGGTGGTGGACCGGCACCTGGACCAGCGGGTGGCCGGCCTCGTGGTGATCGCCAACGTGGCGTCGGCCGCCGAGGCGCTGGCCGAGATCCCCGGTGACGTGCCGGTGGTCTTCATCGACGGCGACCCGGCCAGCGGCCGCCCGCTCGTCACCGTCGACCAGGTGGCCGGGGCCCGGGCGGCGACCCGGCACCTGCTCGACGCCGGTCACGAGACGGTGTGGCACGTGTCCGGCCCGACCGACTGGTTCGACTCGGCCGGCCGCATCCAGGGGTGGAAGCAGACGCTGCTGGAGGCGGGCGCCGAGGTGCCGCCGCTGCTGTCGGCCGACTGGTCCGCCGCCGAGGGGTACCGCACCGGTCAGATGCTGGCCCGGATGCCCGAGGTCACGGCCATTTTCACGGCGAACGATCACCTGGCCCTGGGCATCCTGCGGGCGCTGCACGAGCGGGGCCGCCGGGTGCCGCACGACGTCAGCATCGTGGGTTTCGACGACGTGCCCGAGGCCGCCTACTTCATCCCGCCGCTGACCACCGTCCGGCAGGCCTTCGGCGACGTGGCGCGTGCCGCGCTGAGCCTGCTCCTGGGCCAGATGCGGGACGACTCCGGCACCGCGCACCAGATCGTCGTACCGCCTCAGCTGATCGTCCGGGAGAGCGTGTCGCGCCCGGCCTGA
- a CDS encoding pirin family protein, which translates to MSTSLYSAEPSPVGEPDSVLLPGHDVPLGRYTTVRRLLPHRKRRMIGAWCFVDHFGPDDVSGRPGMQVPPHPHTGLQTVTWLVEGIIEHRDSLGSHQLIAPGQLNLMTSGHGIAHSEYTPPDHPDGMHGLQLWLALPEQARHGAARFEHHEDLPTHRDGPVTVTVVIGRLGELTSPAGVHSPLAGAEMHYSAAATHTVTLESSFEHGVVVMSGTATVDGTVLEPGSLLYLGSGRTSLDLDVSGPARLFLLGGEPFEEPLVMWWNFVGRGHDDIVRAREQWMAGLGAERFGFVGGCAADPLPAPDLPTVRLKARDRHGRT; encoded by the coding sequence ATGAGCACCTCGCTGTACTCCGCGGAACCCAGCCCGGTCGGCGAGCCGGACAGCGTGCTGCTGCCCGGTCACGACGTGCCGCTCGGGCGGTACACGACGGTGCGCCGCCTGCTCCCGCACCGGAAACGGCGGATGATCGGCGCCTGGTGCTTCGTCGACCACTTCGGGCCCGACGACGTCAGCGGCCGGCCCGGCATGCAGGTCCCGCCCCACCCGCACACCGGCCTGCAGACCGTCACCTGGCTGGTCGAGGGCATCATCGAGCACCGCGACAGCCTCGGCAGCCACCAGCTCATCGCGCCCGGCCAGCTCAACCTGATGACCTCCGGGCACGGCATCGCCCACTCCGAGTACACGCCACCCGACCACCCCGACGGCATGCACGGGCTGCAACTGTGGCTCGCCCTGCCGGAACAGGCCCGGCACGGCGCCGCCCGCTTCGAACACCACGAGGACCTGCCCACCCACCGCGACGGCCCGGTCACCGTCACCGTCGTGATCGGACGGCTCGGCGAACTGACCTCGCCCGCCGGGGTCCACTCGCCGCTGGCCGGGGCCGAGATGCACTACTCGGCGGCGGCCACGCACACCGTCACCCTGGAGTCGTCCTTCGAACACGGGGTGGTGGTGATGTCCGGGACGGCCACCGTCGACGGGACCGTCCTCGAACCCGGGTCGCTGCTGTATCTCGGCTCCGGGCGTACCTCGCTGGATCTTGATGTTTCCGGACCCGCGCGACTGTTCCTGCTCGGCGGCGAGCCGTTCGAGGAACCGCTGGTGATGTGGTGGAACTTCGTCGGCCGCGGCCACGACGACATCGTCCGGGCGCGCGAGCAGTGGATGGCCGGCCTCGGCGCCGAGCGCTTCGGCTTCGTCGGCGGTTGCGCGGCCGACCCGCTTCCGGCTCCCGATCTTCCGACGGTACGGCTGAAGGCGCGCGACCGGCACGGCCGGACCTAG
- a CDS encoding pyridoxamine 5'-phosphate oxidase family protein, whose product MSGVVPLDSPALAEFWTERHLCTLTTLRADGSPHVVAVGATLDQAAGLARVISFDTSTKVRNVRRGQRRVAICQIDGRRWSTIEGLAVVLDDPSSVAEAERRYAGRYRTPRPNPSRVVIEVTITRVLGSATLLPS is encoded by the coding sequence GTGAGCGGCGTTGTTCCCCTCGACTCCCCCGCCCTCGCCGAGTTCTGGACCGAGCGGCACCTGTGCACCCTCACCACCCTGCGCGCCGACGGGTCGCCGCACGTGGTGGCGGTCGGCGCCACCCTCGACCAGGCCGCCGGGCTCGCCCGGGTGATCTCCTTCGACACCTCCACCAAGGTGCGCAACGTCCGGCGCGGGCAGCGGCGGGTGGCGATCTGCCAGATCGACGGCCGCCGCTGGAGCACGATCGAGGGCCTGGCCGTGGTCCTCGACGATCCCTCCTCGGTCGCCGAAGCCGAACGCCGGTACGCCGGCCGCTACCGCACCCCCCGGCCCAACCCGTCCCGGGTCGTCATCGAAGTGACGATCACCCGCGTTCTCGGGTCGGCGACACTACTACCCTCGTAG